From Bacillus pumilus, one genomic window encodes:
- a CDS encoding ferritin-like domain-containing protein has product MYYDYYDYSPYDMRQNTRIISDLEKAINGEYSAIQCYEKLAQKAKNPEAKKVIQEIRQDEVRHYQLFSKLYYSLTGRNHKPSVTEPCPEQFREGLMFAFKDEQKTVDFYLSVSDYVRDQGTKELMKRIAQDEQQHAVWFLYLLTHHVS; this is encoded by the coding sequence ATGTATTACGATTACTATGACTACTCGCCATATGACATGCGCCAAAACACAAGGATCATTTCAGACCTTGAGAAGGCGATCAATGGTGAATATTCTGCGATCCAATGCTACGAAAAACTTGCCCAAAAAGCAAAAAACCCTGAGGCGAAAAAGGTCATTCAAGAAATACGTCAGGATGAAGTCAGACACTATCAACTATTTTCAAAGCTATATTATTCTTTAACAGGTAGAAACCACAAACCAAGCGTAACAGAACCTTGTCCAGAACAATTCAGAGAAGGACTTATGTTTGCCTTTAAAGATGAACAAAAAACGGTCGATTTTTACTTAAGCGTATCAGACTATGTCCGTGACCAAGGAACAAAAGAGCTAATGAAACGTATCGCTCAAGATGAACAGCAGCATGCTGTATGGTTTTTATACCTTTTAACGCACCATGTGTCTTAG
- a CDS encoding M56 family metallopeptidase, whose protein sequence is MNKMKSSLLFLGGILIGLAIFYQMGYYVLSSFFGWNQAYNLIHVCQSVLEFYGFTPLKYFLDALVLYTLGFAIFYMAKQIRKYIQFKRHMMLAVEQQSTESLSEKYQNDIIVFRCQEPLAFAMGMLHPKVYLSTALMDMLDKEEIDAVVHHELHHKYSYDPLKAFMFSMLTKVIWYIPVLKHMRQSYSVFREVIADDYAIQQTGTELGVGQALLKLIKKKTQFQKQTKFAVSFGDRALNLRIQKILNPTYNIPFNVPIIPIVTSAILMVVLMIMLNLNY, encoded by the coding sequence ATGAATAAAATGAAGTCGAGTCTGCTGTTTTTAGGCGGTATATTGATTGGTTTAGCCATTTTTTATCAGATGGGGTATTACGTGCTTTCAAGCTTTTTTGGCTGGAACCAAGCATATAACCTGATCCATGTATGCCAGTCCGTGCTCGAATTCTATGGATTCACTCCTTTAAAATACTTTCTGGATGCCTTAGTCCTCTACACATTGGGATTTGCAATTTTCTATATGGCAAAGCAAATTAGAAAGTACATTCAATTCAAACGACATATGATGTTGGCAGTCGAACAACAGTCAACCGAATCTCTGTCAGAGAAATATCAAAACGATATCATTGTGTTTCGCTGTCAAGAACCGCTTGCCTTTGCAATGGGGATGCTTCACCCAAAGGTTTATTTATCAACAGCTCTCATGGACATGCTGGATAAAGAGGAGATTGACGCTGTTGTTCATCATGAATTGCATCACAAATACAGCTATGATCCCTTAAAAGCTTTCATGTTCTCAATGCTCACAAAAGTCATTTGGTACATTCCAGTGTTAAAGCATATGAGACAAAGCTACTCTGTTTTTCGCGAAGTGATTGCAGATGACTATGCCATTCAGCAGACAGGTACAGAGCTTGGAGTAGGGCAGGCCCTTTTGAAACTGATTAAAAAGAAAACCCAGTTTCAAAAACAAACAAAGTTTGCGGTGTCCTTTGGAGATCGGGCATTGAATTTAAGAATACAAAAAATCTTAAATCCAACTTACAATATTCCTTTTAATGTACCAATTATTCCAATTGTCACATCAGCCATTCTGATGGTGGTCTTAATGATTATGCTCAACTTAAATTACTAA
- a CDS encoding DoxX family protein, with protein sequence MKTNQEIGTLFVRVILGIIFFLHGLQAYQGGLGGTAAFFGQIGLPEFMAYIVKTIELVGGIALILGLGTRIFAALFVPIMAVAIITVGFSKGFVGGYEFELSLLVMALYLTLSGSKLLSIDGVLKHQQQSNEAKFH encoded by the coding sequence ATGAAAACGAATCAAGAAATAGGAACACTTTTTGTACGCGTTATTTTAGGTATTATTTTCTTTTTACATGGACTTCAGGCATATCAAGGAGGACTGGGAGGAACAGCAGCATTCTTTGGGCAAATCGGTTTACCCGAATTTATGGCCTATATTGTCAAGACAATTGAGCTAGTCGGGGGTATCGCTTTGATTTTAGGTCTAGGAACACGTATTTTCGCAGCATTATTTGTACCAATTATGGCTGTAGCGATTATTACTGTTGGTTTTTCTAAAGGATTTGTTGGCGGTTATGAATTTGAACTTTCGCTGCTCGTCATGGCGCTTTATTTAACACTTAGCGGCAGTAAGCTGCTGTCAATTGATGGGGTTCTCAAGCATCAGCAGCAAAGCAATGAAGCAAAATTTCATTAA
- a CDS encoding AbrB family transcriptional regulator has translation MKQGNSLRTDLILIAISGLGGFLLSLTGMSIGWMVGTLITAAFIAMRRPTLFQRKGTSTLRIHSRWLLLGQFILGIELGQKMNMKVLHIFAENWLPVSFMLVFSILLAMLSGFALWKLSKTDMLTSFVGTAPGGLSAMPGIAQEVGANTAVVSLVQTIRVLMVVLTIPFTVFYLNTKNEADAAVATQGSAFSSGVFTLSNISWTAALILGAWLMSRLAVRLHFPAPWLIGSMLGVAALQVGTGALIGYDLIPYWPAQANIASQIFLGATIGSKMNKQMFVGLKNTLIVAVVSSAGLIAATVLSSIAIAEITGISVITAILAFSPGGIAEMATTAVTLHEDSTFVVAVQVIRIILVIAMLPPFFRFLHHVWAKRQPDYKAAK, from the coding sequence ATGAAACAAGGAAACAGCCTTCGAACCGATCTCATTCTGATTGCGATAAGCGGTTTAGGTGGATTTCTTTTGTCTTTAACAGGAATGTCTATTGGCTGGATGGTTGGTACATTAATCACAGCAGCTTTTATTGCCATGCGCCGCCCCACCCTGTTTCAGCGTAAAGGAACCAGCACCTTACGTATTCACAGCAGATGGCTGCTCCTTGGTCAATTCATTCTCGGAATCGAACTCGGACAGAAAATGAATATGAAGGTCCTTCACATTTTCGCTGAAAATTGGCTCCCTGTGAGTTTCATGCTCGTCTTTTCTATTCTACTGGCGATGCTCTCAGGCTTTGCCTTATGGAAGCTGAGCAAAACAGATATGCTGACAAGCTTTGTCGGAACTGCCCCCGGCGGTTTATCCGCTATGCCTGGGATTGCCCAAGAGGTGGGAGCAAATACAGCTGTTGTGAGTCTCGTGCAAACGATACGTGTATTAATGGTTGTACTCACTATCCCTTTTACAGTGTTTTATTTAAATACAAAAAACGAAGCGGATGCGGCTGTAGCTACGCAAGGGAGCGCCTTTTCTTCGGGCGTTTTCACCCTGTCAAACATCTCTTGGACCGCTGCGCTTATTTTAGGTGCCTGGCTCATGTCACGCCTGGCAGTTCGTCTTCATTTCCCTGCCCCTTGGCTGATCGGCAGCATGCTAGGCGTCGCAGCTCTTCAAGTTGGTACGGGCGCACTCATAGGTTATGATTTGATTCCTTATTGGCCGGCACAAGCGAACATTGCGTCTCAAATATTTCTAGGTGCAACCATCGGATCAAAAATGAATAAACAGATGTTTGTCGGACTAAAAAACACTCTCATTGTGGCTGTTGTCAGCTCAGCCGGGCTAATTGCTGCGACTGTCCTCAGCTCTATTGCCATTGCTGAGATCACAGGCATTTCTGTCATTACAGCCATTCTTGCCTTTTCGCCTGGCGGTATTGCAGAGATGGCAACAACAGCGGTCACACTTCACGAGGATTCTACCTTTGTTGTGGCTGTACAAGTCATCAGAATTATTCTCGTCATTGCAATGCTGCCACCGTTTTTCCGGTTCTTACATCATGTCTGGGCAAAAAGGCAGCCTGATTATAAAGCCGCAAAATAA
- a CDS encoding BlaI/MecI/CopY family transcriptional regulator yields MKIPSFKYNEKGLNRFFGPLEGRIMEILYQGEDMPIKEVQHKLSDEKPINFNTVMTVLNRLTEKGIVEKKTKGRSSIYNPILTKEEFLNEQTKWITQGLMDDFGPLAVNHMVDAIESADPELLKVLEARLASKKEEQQNE; encoded by the coding sequence ATGAAAATTCCTTCTTTTAAATATAATGAAAAGGGATTGAATCGTTTTTTTGGTCCTTTAGAGGGAAGAATTATGGAGATCCTTTATCAAGGTGAGGATATGCCGATTAAAGAGGTGCAGCACAAGCTGTCAGATGAAAAGCCGATTAATTTCAACACGGTGATGACTGTGCTGAACCGCTTAACCGAAAAAGGAATTGTGGAGAAGAAAACAAAAGGGCGCTCATCTATTTATAATCCCATTTTAACAAAAGAAGAATTTCTAAATGAGCAAACAAAATGGATTACGCAAGGATTGATGGACGATTTTGGTCCATTGGCAGTGAATCATATGGTGGATGCGATTGAAAGTGCTGATCCTGAATTACTCAAAGTTCTAGAAGCAAGGCTAGCATCTAAAAAAGAGGAGCAGCAAAATGAATAA
- the addB gene encoding helicase-exonuclease AddAB subunit AddB, whose translation MEIQFLAGRSGSGKTTAILEEIKEQLRLDPLGPPIIFLVPDQMTFLMEYELAKTSEAGGMIRAKVFSFTRLAWSILQQTGGANRQFVTSTGIQMLLRKVIEEQKEKFKVFKKASDKPGFVEQIEKTMAEFKRYCMLPEDIEKISMSSMYSEYTEERRAAEKLHDLHVLYQQMEQYLQDEYVHSEDYLTLLTQQIPSSEEIKGAHIYIDGFYQFTPQQLLVIEQLLLHAAKITAAFTVDRSYHDKQPNELDLFRMTGKTYFQLYQLARECGADISENVLERNKRHIYTPDLAYLEHQYEQRPVQPYQENTPHLTVSKSANKRAEIEGVARDILDLVREKGLRLRDISIVARHVDDYKDTLKEVFRDYDIPFFIDGNESMQYHPLIELIRSSLDVIKGNWRYEAVFRCVKTEFLFPLELAKNKAREQADQLENYCIAYGVKGERWTNGSRFHYRRFQSLDEDFGQTDQEIEMEQMLNDVKEWIVPPLYQLQIRLKKAQKVRDMVEAVYVFLEEIQVPDKLEKARLEAEEAGRLAEAMQHGQVWDAVIQLMDEFVEMLGEEELSFPLFQQMMDTGLASLKFALIPPSLDQVFIGSMDLSRMYQVKCTFIVGVNDGVIPARPSDESVLSEDDREWLKRAGAELAETGKERLLDEQFLIYQALSSPSRHLYLSYSAADAEGRSLLPSTLIKYCQELMPNHQQALYVLDPEQLDDEEQLKFVANEHVSLSYTVSQLQQWLNQYPISGVWWSVYNYLMTSPNRDVSKNIMSSLFFTNRAKPLKPNVTKELYGDHIQGSVSRMEKFNACAFSHFASHGLKLKDRQFYKLEAPDIGQLFHSALKHISDTLVEQKKDWKNLTKEDCVTYSKHAIEQLAPRLQKEILLSSNRHAYIKEKLQKILIRVSSILSEHAKVSGFSPVGLELGFGGQGPLPPFTFQLKNGCTMELVGRIDRVDKAEGSKGLLLRIVDYKSSEKGLDLAEVYYGLALQMLTYLDLTITYSKEWLGVEATPAGILYFHIHDPLIQAPIPLAEDDIEQEIFKKFKMKGLLLEDIEAVKLMDQTLDSGRSQVIQAGLKKDGSFRSDSAVLSEDHFHILTQHVRRTFEEAGERITNGEVAINPYKLKDQTPCRFCSFKSICQFDESIEDNDFRVLTSEKDDVVIDRIKKEGDQYANTKTE comes from the coding sequence GTGGAGATTCAGTTTTTAGCAGGCAGATCGGGGAGTGGAAAAACGACTGCAATCTTAGAGGAAATCAAAGAACAGCTTCGGCTTGATCCGTTGGGTCCGCCAATCATTTTTTTAGTCCCGGATCAAATGACATTTTTAATGGAATATGAGCTTGCAAAAACGTCTGAAGCTGGCGGAATGATCAGGGCCAAAGTATTTAGTTTCACACGTCTTGCTTGGTCTATTTTACAGCAGACTGGCGGAGCGAACCGGCAATTTGTGACAAGCACAGGAATTCAAATGCTTTTAAGAAAAGTGATTGAAGAGCAGAAAGAAAAGTTTAAAGTATTCAAAAAAGCGAGTGATAAGCCGGGATTTGTGGAGCAAATTGAAAAGACGATGGCTGAATTCAAAAGGTATTGTATGTTGCCGGAGGATATTGAAAAAATTTCAATGTCGAGCATGTATTCAGAGTATACAGAAGAAAGACGGGCAGCCGAAAAATTGCATGATCTGCATGTTCTTTATCAGCAGATGGAGCAGTATTTACAAGATGAATATGTGCACTCAGAAGACTATTTGACACTTCTTACGCAGCAAATTCCTTCATCTGAAGAAATAAAAGGAGCACACATTTATATAGATGGTTTTTATCAATTTACACCGCAGCAGCTTCTTGTCATTGAACAGCTCCTGCTGCATGCAGCAAAAATAACTGCTGCTTTCACAGTGGATCGCTCCTATCATGATAAGCAGCCAAATGAACTTGATTTATTTCGTATGACAGGTAAAACGTATTTCCAGCTCTATCAGCTTGCTAGAGAGTGCGGAGCTGACATTTCTGAAAACGTTTTGGAAAGAAATAAACGGCACATTTATACACCAGATCTTGCTTATTTAGAACACCAATATGAGCAGAGACCAGTGCAGCCATATCAGGAAAACACCCCTCATCTCACAGTGTCTAAAAGTGCAAATAAACGAGCTGAAATTGAGGGAGTAGCCAGAGATATACTTGATTTAGTGAGAGAAAAAGGACTTAGATTGAGAGATATCTCGATTGTTGCACGACATGTAGACGACTATAAAGATACATTAAAAGAGGTTTTTCGAGATTACGATATTCCTTTTTTTATTGATGGAAATGAATCGATGCAGTATCATCCGCTCATTGAATTGATTCGTTCGAGCTTGGATGTCATAAAGGGAAACTGGCGGTATGAAGCGGTATTTCGCTGCGTGAAAACAGAGTTCTTATTTCCGCTTGAACTCGCTAAGAACAAAGCGAGAGAGCAGGCAGATCAGCTCGAAAACTATTGTATTGCTTATGGTGTAAAAGGAGAACGCTGGACAAACGGTTCCCGGTTTCATTACAGGCGCTTCCAATCATTAGATGAGGATTTTGGACAAACAGATCAAGAAATTGAAATGGAACAAATGCTAAATGACGTCAAAGAATGGATCGTGCCCCCGCTTTACCAGTTGCAGATTAGGCTCAAAAAAGCGCAAAAGGTAAGAGACATGGTAGAGGCTGTCTATGTCTTTTTAGAAGAGATACAAGTACCAGATAAGCTTGAAAAAGCGAGGCTTGAGGCTGAAGAAGCAGGTAGATTAGCTGAAGCAATGCAGCACGGACAAGTATGGGATGCGGTTATTCAATTAATGGATGAATTTGTTGAAATGCTAGGTGAAGAAGAGCTCTCATTTCCTTTATTCCAACAAATGATGGATACAGGATTAGCTTCTCTAAAATTCGCTTTGATTCCGCCTTCACTCGACCAAGTATTTATTGGAAGTATGGATTTATCGAGAATGTATCAAGTGAAATGTACGTTTATCGTTGGTGTAAATGATGGCGTTATTCCCGCACGCCCCTCTGATGAGAGTGTATTGTCTGAGGATGACCGTGAATGGTTAAAACGAGCAGGAGCAGAGCTGGCAGAGACAGGAAAGGAACGGCTGCTAGATGAGCAATTTTTAATTTACCAAGCGTTATCGAGTCCATCACGTCATTTGTATCTATCCTATTCGGCTGCTGATGCAGAAGGACGTTCTCTTTTGCCTTCGACACTCATCAAGTATTGTCAAGAGCTTATGCCAAATCATCAGCAGGCTCTTTATGTGTTAGATCCAGAACAACTGGATGACGAGGAGCAATTAAAATTTGTAGCGAATGAGCATGTTTCGTTATCGTATACCGTCTCACAGCTGCAGCAATGGCTCAATCAATATCCCATTAGTGGTGTATGGTGGAGTGTCTATAACTACTTAATGACATCTCCTAATCGGGATGTATCAAAAAACATCATGTCAAGTTTGTTTTTTACAAATCGAGCGAAGCCATTAAAGCCTAATGTCACAAAAGAGCTTTATGGTGATCATATTCAGGGCAGTGTTTCAAGAATGGAGAAATTCAATGCGTGTGCATTTTCTCACTTTGCTTCCCATGGGTTAAAACTAAAGGATCGACAATTTTACAAATTGGAAGCACCTGATATCGGCCAGTTGTTTCACTCGGCTTTAAAACATATTTCAGATACGCTTGTTGAACAAAAAAAGGATTGGAAAAACCTAACGAAGGAAGATTGTGTCACTTATTCAAAACATGCGATTGAACAGCTTGCTCCGCGTCTTCAAAAGGAAATTCTATTAAGCTCTAATCGGCATGCTTATATTAAAGAAAAGCTCCAGAAAATCTTGATTCGAGTCTCTTCTATATTAAGTGAACATGCCAAAGTGAGTGGATTTTCTCCAGTAGGGCTAGAGTTAGGTTTTGGGGGGCAAGGGCCATTGCCGCCGTTTACTTTTCAATTAAAGAATGGCTGCACGATGGAGCTTGTCGGAAGAATTGACCGGGTAGATAAAGCAGAAGGTTCAAAAGGGCTGCTCTTGAGAATAGTCGACTACAAATCCAGTGAGAAAGGTCTTGACTTAGCAGAAGTATACTATGGGCTGGCCTTGCAAATGCTCACTTACTTAGACCTGACCATTACGTATTCGAAAGAGTGGCTCGGGGTTGAAGCGACGCCTGCTGGCATTTTATATTTCCATATCCATGATCCGCTCATTCAAGCACCTATTCCGCTTGCAGAGGATGACATTGAGCAGGAAATATTCAAGAAATTTAAAATGAAGGGTTTATTGCTTGAAGATATAGAAGCAGTAAAGCTCATGGATCAAACGCTTGATTCAGGTAGATCACAAGTCATTCAAGCCGGCTTGAAAAAGGATGGGTCTTTCCGTTCTGACTCTGCAGTTTTAAGTGAAGATCATTTCCATATACTCACACAACACGTTCGGCGCACATTTGAAGAAGCAGGCGAAAGAATTACAAATGGAGAGGTCGCAATTAATCCATATAAATTGAAGGATCAAACACCTTGCCGCTTTTGTTCATTCAAGTCTATTTGCCAATTCGATGAATCAATAGAGGATAATGATTTTAGGGTGCTCACCTCTGAGAAAGATGATGTTGTGATAGACCGGATCAAAAAAGAAGGGGATCAGTATGCAAATACCAAAACCGAATAA